The following proteins are encoded in a genomic region of Haloarcula salinisoli:
- a CDS encoding PspA/IM30 family protein, with amino-acid sequence MGILSRASYVIRSKVNAVLNRSEDPTETLDYSYEQLRDELQDVKQGIADLTTQKKRLEIQKRRLEENVEKHNDQARQAVKQDRDDLARQALEKKKQKMSQIEELEGQISQLQSQQDQLVEQKDELQRQIEQFRTKKETMKARHEAAKASVRVNEAMTGAGDEMEDVSRAIERAEERTEDMEARSQAMDELREDGALETQLDDRSQLDRELEAVQQDGQVDAELDTLKAEMGEERVDDAETSEDGDEEALGAELDDDAISEVDDSEVEAELDELKEEKK; translated from the coding sequence ATGGGAATCCTCTCGCGCGCATCGTACGTCATCAGGTCGAAGGTAAACGCCGTCCTGAACCGCTCGGAAGACCCGACCGAGACGCTGGACTACAGCTACGAACAGCTCCGTGATGAACTGCAAGACGTCAAGCAGGGTATCGCGGACCTGACGACCCAGAAGAAACGTCTGGAGATTCAGAAACGCCGGCTCGAAGAGAACGTCGAGAAACACAACGACCAGGCCCGCCAGGCCGTCAAGCAGGACCGCGACGACCTCGCACGCCAGGCCCTGGAGAAGAAAAAACAGAAGATGAGCCAGATAGAGGAGCTGGAGGGCCAGATAAGCCAGCTCCAGTCCCAGCAGGACCAGCTGGTCGAGCAGAAAGACGAGCTCCAGCGCCAGATAGAGCAGTTCCGCACGAAAAAGGAGACGATGAAGGCTCGACACGAGGCCGCCAAGGCCTCGGTGCGGGTCAACGAGGCCATGACCGGTGCGGGCGACGAGATGGAGGACGTGAGCCGAGCGATAGAGCGCGCAGAGGAGCGCACCGAGGACATGGAGGCCCGCTCGCAGGCGATGGACGAGCTCCGGGAGGACGGCGCCCTGGAGACCCAGCTCGACGACCGCAGCCAGCTGGACAGAGAGCTGGAGGCGGTCCAGCAGGACGGGCAGGTCGACGCCGAACTCGACACGCTGAAAGCGGAGATGGGCGAGGAACGTGTGGATGACGCCGAGACGAGCGAGGACGGTGACGAGGAAGCCCTCGGGGCAGAGCTCGACGACGACGCCATCAGCGAAGTCGACGACAGCGAGGTCGAGGCCGAACTCGACGAGCTGAAAGAGGAGAAAAAATAA
- a CDS encoding alpha/beta hydrolase, which produces MSDPILIPGGRDVRGRLDRGTDAEPTSVDRGTDAEPTSVDGGTDAEPTSVDSPDTDSVVVACPPHPQHGGSRSDPRLRAVSDGLAPDVACLRFDYGEWDEGEGETADAEHAIAWAADRFDSVGLFGYSFGGGVALRAAARADTTVAACSVLAPAADPGVLDTVACPLQLLVGERDTTVDWEPVADRATALGHAVERLPATHQFRGDLGRVGELVGRYLSARL; this is translated from the coding sequence ATGAGCGACCCCATCCTGATACCCGGCGGCCGCGATGTCCGCGGGCGCCTCGACAGAGGGACGGACGCAGAACCGACGTCCGTCGACAGAGGGACGGACGCAGAACCGACGTCCGTCGACGGAGGGACGGACGCAGAACCGACGTCCGTCGACAGCCCCGACACAGACAGCGTGGTCGTGGCCTGTCCGCCCCATCCCCAGCATGGCGGCTCCCGGTCGGACCCGCGGCTCCGGGCGGTGAGCGACGGGCTGGCCCCCGACGTGGCCTGTCTCCGCTTCGACTACGGTGAGTGGGACGAGGGCGAGGGCGAGACTGCCGACGCCGAGCACGCCATCGCGTGGGCCGCCGACCGCTTCGACAGCGTCGGCCTCTTTGGCTACAGCTTCGGCGGCGGCGTGGCGCTGCGGGCGGCCGCCCGCGCCGATACGACAGTCGCGGCCTGTTCCGTCCTGGCGCCGGCCGCCGACCCCGGCGTGCTCGATACGGTGGCCTGTCCGCTGCAACTGCTCGTCGGCGAACGCGACACCACCGTCGACTGGGAACCGGTGGCCGACCGCGCGACAGCTCTGGGCCACGCGGTCGAGCGGCTGCCGGCGACACACCAGTTCCGGGGTGACCTGGGCCGGGTCGGCGAGCTTGTCGGCCGCTACCTGTCGGCGCGGCTGTGA
- a CDS encoding DUF7344 domain-containing protein: MERDDEGLTEDRIFTLLSMGRRRELLRAVDRLGGEATVGDVTNEIVTGEHGTDAGARARKTVYVSLHQTHLPRLVESGALVHDVHEKTVHLTERGDVLLAYLRFDPTAERAGLLSRVLRPGGRNRAK, encoded by the coding sequence ATGGAGCGAGACGACGAGGGACTGACGGAAGACCGAATATTCACGCTGCTGTCGATGGGGCGCCGTCGCGAGCTGCTCCGGGCCGTCGACCGGCTGGGTGGGGAGGCGACCGTCGGCGACGTCACGAACGAGATAGTCACCGGCGAACACGGGACAGACGCCGGCGCGAGAGCACGAAAGACGGTCTACGTTTCGCTGCATCAGACACACCTTCCGCGACTCGTCGAGTCGGGCGCACTGGTCCACGACGTCCACGAGAAGACGGTTCACCTGACCGAGCGCGGCGACGTGTTGCTGGCGTACCTCCGGTTCGACCCGACCGCCGAGCGAGCGGGACTGCTCTCTCGGGTGCTTCGACCGGGCGGGCGCAACCGCGCGAAGTAG
- a CDS encoding CTP synthase, whose protein sequence is MPTEPETDYDPELGRKFIFVTGGVMSGLGKGITAASTGRLLKNAGFDVTAVKIDPYLNVDAGTMNPFQHGEVYVLKDGGEVDLDLGNYERFLDIDMTFDHNVTTGKTYQHVIEKERAGDYLGRTVQIIPHITDDIKRRIREAAEGNDVCIIEVGGTVGDIEGMPYLEALRQFAHEEDEDDILFTHVTLVPYSKNGEQKTKPTQHSVKELRSIGLQPDVLVGRCSDKLDIDTKEKIALFCDVPTDAVFSNPDVDDIYHVPLMVEEEGLDQYVMEQLDIADEALPEAERENRWRELVTQQTEGEVDVALVGKYDLEDAYMSVHEALKHAGLEKNVDVNVEWVNSEKMPDHHESRMREADAIVVPGGFGTRGTQGKIDAIQYARENDVPYLGLCLGFQLAVIEYARNVLGLEGAHSAELDEETPHPVIDILPEQYEVEDMGGTMRLGAHETDIEPGTLAAELYGDDSCTERHRHRYEVNPEYFEQLESAGLKFSGRSANRMEILELAPEEHPYFIGTQFHPEFRSRPTRASPPFVGLLEAVIGADPHGVDAETEVSH, encoded by the coding sequence ATGCCGACCGAACCCGAAACGGACTACGACCCGGAACTGGGTCGCAAGTTCATCTTCGTCACCGGCGGCGTGATGTCTGGCCTGGGCAAGGGCATCACCGCCGCAAGCACGGGCCGCCTTCTGAAAAACGCCGGGTTCGACGTGACCGCGGTCAAGATTGACCCGTATCTCAACGTCGACGCCGGGACGATGAACCCCTTCCAGCACGGTGAGGTGTACGTCCTCAAGGACGGGGGCGAGGTCGACCTCGACCTGGGGAACTACGAGCGGTTCCTCGACATCGACATGACGTTCGACCACAACGTCACCACGGGGAAGACCTACCAGCACGTCATCGAGAAGGAGCGCGCCGGCGACTACCTGGGCCGTACGGTCCAGATTATCCCGCATATCACCGACGACATCAAGCGGCGCATCCGCGAGGCCGCCGAGGGCAACGACGTCTGTATCATCGAAGTCGGCGGCACCGTCGGCGACATCGAGGGGATGCCCTATCTCGAAGCCCTGCGCCAGTTCGCCCACGAGGAAGACGAGGACGACATCCTCTTTACCCACGTCACGCTCGTCCCGTACTCGAAGAACGGCGAGCAGAAGACCAAGCCGACCCAGCACTCCGTGAAGGAACTGCGCTCTATCGGTCTCCAGCCGGACGTGCTGGTCGGGCGCTGTTCGGACAAGCTCGACATCGACACGAAGGAGAAAATCGCGCTGTTCTGTGACGTTCCCACCGACGCCGTCTTCTCGAATCCCGACGTCGACGACATCTACCACGTCCCGCTGATGGTCGAGGAAGAAGGCCTGGACCAGTACGTCATGGAGCAACTGGACATCGCCGACGAGGCCCTGCCCGAGGCCGAGCGGGAGAACCGCTGGCGTGAGCTCGTCACCCAGCAGACCGAAGGCGAGGTCGACGTCGCGCTGGTCGGCAAGTACGACCTCGAGGACGCCTATATGTCAGTCCACGAGGCGCTGAAACACGCCGGCCTGGAGAAGAACGTCGACGTCAACGTCGAGTGGGTCAACTCCGAGAAGATGCCCGACCACCACGAGAGCCGGATGCGCGAGGCCGACGCTATCGTCGTCCCCGGCGGCTTTGGCACCCGTGGCACCCAGGGCAAGATAGACGCTATCCAGTACGCCCGCGAGAACGACGTGCCCTACCTGGGCCTCTGTCTGGGCTTCCAGCTCGCGGTCATCGAGTACGCCCGCAACGTGCTGGGGCTGGAGGGCGCTCACTCCGCGGAACTCGACGAGGAGACGCCCCACCCCGTCATCGACATCCTCCCCGAGCAGTACGAGGTCGAAGACATGGGCGGGACGATGCGGCTCGGCGCCCACGAGACCGACATCGAGCCCGGGACGCTGGCAGCCGAGCTCTACGGCGACGATTCCTGTACCGAACGCCACCGTCACCGCTACGAGGTCAATCCCGAGTACTTCGAGCAACTGGAGTCCGCCGGGCTGAAGTTCTCCGGGCGCTCGGCCAACCGTATGGAGATACTCGAACTCGCGCCCGAGGAACACCCCTACTTCATCGGGACGCAGTTCCACCCCGAGTTCCGTTCCCGACCGACGCGTGCGAGCCCGCCCTTCGTCGGCCTGCTGGAGGCCGTCATCGGTGCGGACCCACACGGCGTCGACGCCGAGACGGAGGTGAGCCACTGA
- the guaA gene encoding glutamine-hydrolyzing GMP synthase produces the protein MVNPEEFIEEKIEEIADEVGEKNAVIGLSGGVDSSTAAALAYEAIGDQLTAVYVDTGLMRKGETDEIRETFDYMDSLRIVDAKHRFLEELEGETDPEEKRHIIGEQFIREFETVAREVDADYLVQGTIYPDRIESEGTIKSHHNVGGLPERIDFDGIVEPMRDLYKDEVREVARALDLEEIISERMPFPGPGLAVRIIGEVTEEKLEVAREANHVVEEELEEYEPWQALAAVIGKATGVKGDNRVHGWVVAVRSVESRDGMTARAQELDWDTLQRMQSRITGAHENVARVVYDVTHKPPATIEYE, from the coding sequence ATGGTGAACCCGGAGGAGTTCATCGAGGAGAAAATCGAGGAGATCGCCGACGAGGTCGGCGAGAAGAACGCCGTCATCGGCCTCTCCGGTGGCGTGGACTCTTCGACTGCGGCCGCGCTGGCCTACGAGGCCATCGGCGACCAGCTCACCGCCGTCTACGTCGACACCGGGCTGATGCGGAAAGGCGAGACCGACGAGATTCGCGAGACCTTCGACTACATGGACTCGCTGCGTATCGTCGACGCGAAACATCGCTTCCTCGAGGAACTCGAGGGCGAGACCGACCCCGAAGAGAAGCGCCACATCATCGGCGAGCAGTTCATCCGGGAGTTCGAGACGGTCGCCCGCGAGGTCGACGCCGACTACCTGGTCCAGGGGACCATCTATCCCGACCGCATCGAGAGCGAGGGGACCATCAAGTCCCACCACAACGTCGGCGGCCTCCCCGAACGCATCGACTTCGACGGCATCGTCGAGCCGATGCGGGACCTCTACAAGGACGAAGTGCGGGAAGTGGCCCGCGCGCTCGACCTCGAAGAGATAATCTCCGAGCGGATGCCGTTCCCCGGCCCCGGACTCGCCGTCCGAATCATCGGCGAGGTCACCGAGGAGAAGCTGGAGGTCGCTCGCGAGGCCAACCACGTCGTCGAGGAGGAACTCGAGGAGTACGAGCCGTGGCAGGCCCTCGCCGCCGTCATCGGCAAGGCGACCGGTGTCAAGGGCGACAACCGCGTCCACGGCTGGGTCGTTGCGGTGCGGTCGGTCGAATCGCGTGACGGCATGACCGCTCGCGCCCAGGAACTGGACTGGGACACCCTCCAGCGGATGCAGAGCCGTATCACGGGCGCCCACGAGAACGTCGCCCGCGTCGTCTACGACGTGACACACAAACCGCCCGCGACCATCGAGTACGAATGA
- a CDS encoding DUF7126 family protein: protein MNVILVGDDPERMCEALENEGHTVTVADVGNRPGLEEAGVMDAEVYLLTELSQATSIVVAKDLNPDLRVVVYAEGSLPDFASRQTDLVVDPNLLGPDAVAEEL from the coding sequence ATGAACGTCATCCTCGTGGGGGACGACCCCGAACGAATGTGCGAGGCTCTAGAGAACGAGGGTCACACCGTCACCGTCGCCGACGTGGGCAACCGCCCCGGACTGGAGGAGGCCGGCGTCATGGACGCCGAGGTGTACCTCCTGACGGAGCTGTCCCAGGCCACCTCCATCGTGGTCGCGAAGGACCTCAACCCCGACCTGCGCGTCGTCGTCTACGCCGAGGGGTCGCTGCCGGACTTCGCCAGCCGCCAGACAGACCTCGTCGTCGACCCGAACCTGCTGGGGCCCGACGCGGTGGCAGAAGAGCTGTAA
- a CDS encoding MBL fold metallo-hydrolase — MVTPLANDVWWYDLSGTNAFLVDDDTLTLVDAGMGFHASELIGGLRAAGFELRDLDRILLTHFDMDHVGGLGAFDGTEVTIHVGAADAPLVTGERKPPLSNHKGLIQRLGGPLVSAPDNPVEPVEDGDTVGTFTVYETPGHTPGHVCYVSESLSTAFLGDLVRESGGRLEPSPWVVSYDTAAVERSLRSLVERAPAFEVAAMGHGVPFKREGSRRLADVVTTL, encoded by the coding sequence ATGGTCACCCCGCTCGCCAACGACGTCTGGTGGTACGACCTCTCGGGAACCAACGCTTTCCTCGTCGACGACGACACCCTGACGCTGGTCGACGCCGGAATGGGCTTTCACGCCAGCGAGCTCATCGGCGGGCTCCGTGCGGCGGGCTTCGAACTGCGTGACCTCGACCGAATCTTGCTGACACACTTCGATATGGACCACGTCGGCGGACTGGGGGCGTTCGACGGTACCGAGGTGACAATCCACGTCGGCGCGGCTGACGCGCCGCTGGTGACCGGCGAGCGAAAGCCGCCGCTGTCGAATCACAAGGGACTCATCCAGCGACTCGGCGGGCCGCTCGTCTCGGCCCCGGACAACCCCGTCGAACCCGTCGAAGACGGCGACACCGTCGGCACGTTCACCGTCTACGAGACGCCGGGGCACACCCCGGGCCACGTCTGTTATGTGAGCGAATCGCTGTCGACGGCGTTTCTGGGCGACCTCGTCCGGGAGTCCGGCGGGCGGCTGGAACCGTCACCCTGGGTCGTCAGCTACGACACCGCGGCCGTCGAACGGAGCCTCCGCTCGCTGGTCGAGCGCGCGCCCGCCTTCGAGGTGGCCGCGATGGGCCACGGCGTCCCGTTCAAACGGGAGGGGAGCCGGCGGCTGGCGGACGTGGTGACGACGCTGTGA
- a CDS encoding aldo/keto reductase, with product METIEVQGTSVPALGLGTWQLTGPTCTETVETALELGYRHVDTAQAYGNERQVGLGIEAADVDRDDVFLVTKLDGSNRDATSVRQSTRESLNKLGTDTLDCLLIHWPNTPWMAPLEETLDAMNDLVDDGVVEHIGVSNFSPARLDRARELSDAPVLTDQVQYHPYWDQRKLLDYCRIHDVLLTAYSPLSRGGVLSDPALVTIGNRYGKSPAQVALRWLVQQEGVAAIPKASSREHLEANMAIFDFELTDDELAWIRDPSKTKTGMQFVRSQLPF from the coding sequence ATGGAAACCATCGAGGTCCAGGGCACCTCGGTCCCCGCGCTCGGCCTGGGTACCTGGCAGCTGACAGGTCCGACGTGTACCGAGACGGTCGAGACGGCCCTGGAACTGGGGTATCGCCACGTCGACACGGCACAGGCCTACGGCAACGAGCGCCAGGTCGGCCTGGGCATCGAGGCCGCCGACGTCGACCGCGACGACGTGTTTCTGGTGACGAAACTCGACGGCTCGAACCGGGACGCCACGTCGGTTCGGCAATCGACCCGCGAGAGCCTGAACAAGCTCGGGACCGACACCCTCGATTGCCTGCTCATCCACTGGCCGAACACGCCGTGGATGGCACCCCTCGAAGAGACCCTCGACGCGATGAACGACCTCGTCGACGACGGCGTGGTCGAACACATCGGCGTCAGCAACTTCTCGCCCGCGCGCCTCGACCGGGCCCGAGAGCTCTCGGATGCGCCTGTCCTCACCGACCAGGTCCAGTACCACCCCTACTGGGACCAGCGCAAGCTGCTCGACTACTGTCGCATCCACGACGTCCTGCTGACGGCCTACAGCCCGCTTTCCCGCGGGGGAGTCCTTTCCGACCCCGCCCTGGTCACTATCGGCAACCGCTATGGCAAATCCCCCGCACAGGTCGCGCTGCGCTGGCTCGTCCAGCAAGAGGGGGTCGCCGCTATACCCAAGGCCTCTAGCCGTGAGCATCTGGAAGCGAACATGGCTATCTTCGACTTCGAGCTGACCGACGACGAGCTGGCGTGGATTCGCGACCCGTCGAAGACCAAGACCGGCATGCAGTTCGTCCGGTCGCAGCTCCCTTTCTGA
- a CDS encoding molybdopterin-binding protein: MVDFQSRDTRRGPTIDDESESESADSESSSEDDATGTADDTGDTAAGNSTEVDGEAATSADPLAGETATEDPETAESDPLAEDHGSAAEQAAEDHGSAAPTDGNTEAAVRAEDTDQTTPAAQTAGTTTPSRAVDVAVVTVSGDRAALEDSITGAFEAAGHTVVRRERLQGGYDAIQQMVDTLVDRDAVDVVVTVGGVGLTADDMAIEAVHPLLEKALPGFGEAFRARLADHIGTGIVGVRSTAGISDGTLVFCLPGDAEAAELAVGEILATEAPVLVDQLDQ, translated from the coding sequence ATGGTCGATTTTCAGTCCCGCGACACGCGCCGTGGCCCTACCATCGACGACGAGTCGGAGTCCGAGTCGGCGGACAGCGAATCGTCGAGCGAGGACGACGCTACCGGGACGGCCGACGATACGGGGGACACAGCGGCAGGGAACAGTACGGAGGTTGACGGGGAGGCGGCGACCTCGGCGGACCCACTGGCCGGGGAGACCGCCACGGAGGACCCCGAAACAGCCGAGAGCGATCCCCTGGCCGAGGACCACGGGTCGGCGGCAGAGCAAGCCGCAGAGGACCACGGGTCGGCGGCCCCTACCGACGGCAACACCGAGGCAGCAGTCAGGGCCGAGGACACCGACCAGACGACGCCAGCGGCCCAGACAGCCGGGACGACCACGCCGAGCCGTGCGGTCGACGTGGCCGTGGTGACGGTGTCGGGCGACCGGGCCGCGCTCGAAGACAGCATCACGGGGGCGTTCGAAGCGGCCGGACACACGGTCGTGCGCCGCGAGCGCCTCCAGGGTGGCTACGACGCTATCCAGCAGATGGTCGACACCCTGGTCGACCGGGACGCCGTCGACGTCGTCGTCACCGTCGGCGGCGTCGGGTTGACGGCCGACGACATGGCCATCGAGGCGGTCCACCCGCTCCTGGAGAAGGCGCTGCCGGGCTTTGGCGAGGCGTTTCGCGCCCGCCTGGCCGACCACATCGGCACCGGCATCGTCGGCGTCCGGTCGACGGCCGGCATCAGCGACGGAACGCTCGTCTTCTGTCTGCCGGGCGACGCCGAAGCGGCCGAGCTGGCGGTCGGAGAGATTCTGGCCACCGAAGCACCGGTACTGGTCGACCAGCTCGACCAGTGA
- a CDS encoding histidine kinase N-terminal 7TM domain-containing protein: MVSTPLAVVLLAAVVGMGVAGLVWLHRDRPGAGPLAAFVISASLWAVAHGLELAAPGVVLMERLVQMQLTLSVVVPVAWLVTVLEYTGHPDWLTRKRVALLLIEPAVFVTLVWSNGTHRLVFQSVTVATTAETSTLVPVWGLARWGHLAYMLVLILAGGVLLIRTMLRTTDRFQGQVLALLVAITVPTVGHSIHAFDLVHASFDPTSLGYVVSGVVLSGALLRGQLLDVAPVTRDLGREAVFAEMDDAVVIVDGSGRIVDVNAAATVFFSAGPAELSGRELASELPDLAETVPDAGKRAQTETRLERDGAVRYYDVRITPLYRSYGVVSGHLISLRDVTNRRQREQRIDVLNRLLRHNIRNEMNVVRGNADLLTDSVDPAERDRIDRIVRTVDSIVDRSNKIGRVSEALESERARPVRLPELLETVVADARERYPGADIGLSCPEACWVDGSPALTLAFEELLDNAVEHSSTNPASQARQDAVQHVAPAVSVDIDVTVGDDNVVVRVSDDGPGIADHERAVILAGEETPLQHGSGVGLWLVKWVVRNVGGTLSFVDGPGTTVEIELPAAARPPTADRQTDRQNADESPTDDSPAS, translated from the coding sequence ATGGTCTCCACGCCCCTCGCGGTGGTTCTGCTGGCCGCCGTGGTCGGGATGGGCGTGGCCGGACTGGTCTGGCTCCACCGCGACCGGCCGGGTGCCGGCCCCCTGGCCGCTTTCGTTATCTCGGCCAGCCTCTGGGCCGTCGCGCACGGGCTCGAACTCGCAGCACCCGGTGTCGTACTGATGGAACGGCTGGTCCAGATGCAGCTCACGCTCTCGGTCGTGGTCCCTGTCGCGTGGCTCGTGACGGTGCTCGAGTACACGGGCCACCCGGACTGGCTCACTCGCAAGCGGGTCGCGCTACTGCTGATAGAGCCCGCCGTCTTCGTCACGCTGGTGTGGTCGAACGGTACCCATCGGCTCGTCTTCCAGAGCGTCACGGTCGCCACGACCGCCGAAACGAGCACGCTGGTCCCCGTCTGGGGGCTGGCCCGCTGGGGCCATCTGGCGTATATGCTCGTGTTGATACTGGCGGGCGGGGTCCTGCTCATCCGGACGATGCTGCGAACCACCGACCGCTTTCAGGGCCAGGTGCTCGCGCTGCTGGTCGCCATCACCGTCCCGACGGTCGGCCACTCCATCCACGCCTTTGACCTGGTGCACGCGTCCTTCGACCCGACCAGTCTGGGCTACGTCGTCTCGGGGGTCGTACTCTCGGGGGCCCTGTTGCGGGGCCAGCTGTTGGACGTCGCCCCCGTCACCCGCGACCTGGGCCGGGAGGCGGTGTTCGCCGAGATGGACGACGCGGTCGTCATCGTCGACGGCTCGGGCCGCATCGTCGACGTCAACGCCGCTGCCACGGTCTTTTTCTCGGCGGGTCCCGCGGAGCTCTCGGGACGGGAGCTGGCCAGCGAACTGCCCGACTTGGCCGAGACTGTCCCCGACGCTGGCAAACGCGCCCAGACCGAGACCCGGCTGGAGCGCGACGGAGCGGTCCGGTACTACGACGTCCGAATCACGCCACTGTATCGCTCCTACGGCGTCGTCTCGGGCCATCTCATCAGTCTCCGGGACGTGACGAACCGCCGCCAGCGCGAGCAGCGCATCGACGTGCTCAATCGCCTGCTCAGACACAACATCCGCAACGAGATGAACGTCGTCCGCGGCAACGCCGACCTGCTGACCGACAGCGTCGACCCGGCCGAACGGGACCGCATCGACCGCATCGTCCGGACCGTCGACAGCATCGTCGACCGGAGCAACAAGATCGGCCGTGTCTCCGAGGCCCTCGAGAGTGAGCGCGCCAGACCGGTTCGGCTGCCGGAGCTCCTGGAGACGGTCGTCGCGGACGCTCGGGAGCGCTACCCCGGGGCCGACATCGGACTCTCCTGTCCCGAGGCGTGCTGGGTCGACGGGTCTCCGGCGCTGACGCTCGCGTTCGAAGAACTGCTGGACAATGCCGTGGAACACAGTTCCACGAACCCTGCCTCGCAGGCTCGGCAGGACGCTGTGCAACACGTCGCGCCCGCGGTGAGCGTCGATATCGACGTCACCGTCGGGGACGACAACGTCGTCGTCCGGGTCAGCGACGACGGCCCCGGCATCGCCGACCACGAGCGGGCCGTCATCCTGGCCGGCGAGGAGACGCCGCTCCAGCACGGCTCCGGCGTCGGGCTCTGGCTCGTGAAGTGGGTCGTTCGCAACGTCGGCGGCACGCTCTCCTTTGTCGACGGCCCCGGGACGACCGTCGAGATAGAGCTGCCGGCGGCGGCGCGGCCGCCGACTGCGGACAGGCAGACTGACAGGCAGAACGCGGACGAGTCGCCGACGGACGATTCACCGGCTTCGTGA
- a CDS encoding NUDIX hydrolase, giving the protein MTSDADEPHENAEQDVIAVDADDNPQGLVNRLDAHTGDGIRHRAFTALLFDGDGNVLLAQRAADKRLWDTHWDGTVASHPVEGQTQVEATEQRLEEELGVTPDQYEDLRVTDRFEYKRYYENAGLEWEVCAVLQATLTDTTLDPNPEEVDGLMWVPYDRLDEHPEYYRQLRLCPWFEIAMRRDEER; this is encoded by the coding sequence ATGACCTCCGACGCCGACGAGCCACACGAGAACGCCGAGCAAGACGTCATCGCAGTCGACGCCGACGACAACCCACAGGGTCTCGTCAACCGGCTCGACGCCCACACTGGCGACGGTATCCGCCACCGGGCCTTTACCGCCTTGCTGTTCGACGGGGATGGGAACGTGTTGCTGGCCCAGCGCGCGGCCGACAAGCGCCTCTGGGACACCCACTGGGACGGCACCGTCGCCTCCCACCCCGTCGAGGGCCAGACGCAGGTCGAGGCGACCGAACAGCGCCTCGAAGAAGAGCTGGGCGTCACGCCCGACCAGTACGAGGATCTCCGGGTGACCGACCGGTTCGAGTACAAGCGTTACTACGAGAACGCGGGCCTGGAGTGGGAGGTCTGTGCGGTCCTGCAGGCGACGCTGACCGACACGACGCTCGACCCGAACCCCGAGGAGGTCGACGGCCTCATGTGGGTGCCCTACGACCGCCTGGACGAGCATCCCGAATACTACCGACAGCTTCGCCTCTGTCCGTGGTTCGAGATCGCGATGCGTCGCGACGAAGAGCGGTAG
- a CDS encoding DUF4013 domain-containing protein, with the protein MIEAALRYQTQGEDWLKRVAIGGGAMLLAFFVFIPIFTVYGYVLEVMRQVLRGDTDTPPEWGDYDIVQLSVNGAKGFAILFVYGLVIGAVTLLPTGVLLLLAAVLRSAILSAIGGVIGGVLYLVGAIAIAVVAPIMICNFLVKDDLSAGFDIDVLRTFVTNRTMLRAVGLAILVNFAVGIVSGVLGLTIIGAPVGFVVSFVGLSAVAYIWANGFADAYREIHGELPEIPDGPTKMGADADAGATATEADADTTPSTPDDTVDSGTEASDTDDDVSGPDPTDGNRWD; encoded by the coding sequence ATGATAGAAGCCGCGCTCCGCTACCAGACACAGGGCGAAGACTGGCTCAAACGGGTCGCAATCGGCGGTGGGGCGATGTTGCTGGCCTTTTTCGTTTTCATCCCGATATTCACGGTGTACGGCTACGTACTGGAGGTTATGCGGCAGGTCCTGCGGGGCGACACCGACACCCCGCCGGAGTGGGGCGACTACGACATCGTCCAGCTCAGCGTCAACGGCGCGAAGGGCTTTGCCATCCTGTTCGTCTACGGGCTCGTAATCGGGGCCGTGACGCTCCTGCCGACCGGCGTGTTGTTGTTGCTGGCGGCAGTGCTACGGAGCGCCATCCTCTCGGCGATAGGGGGAGTCATCGGCGGTGTTCTGTACCTCGTCGGAGCCATCGCTATCGCGGTCGTCGCGCCGATTATGATCTGTAACTTCCTGGTCAAAGACGACCTGAGCGCGGGCTTCGACATCGACGTGCTACGGACGTTCGTCACCAACCGGACCATGCTGCGGGCCGTGGGGCTGGCAATACTGGTCAACTTCGCGGTCGGCATCGTCAGTGGTGTGCTGGGACTGACCATCATCGGCGCGCCGGTAGGGTTCGTCGTGTCCTTTGTCGGGCTCTCGGCGGTCGCGTACATCTGGGCGAACGGCTTCGCCGACGCGTACCGGGAGATACACGGCGAACTGCCGGAGATTCCGGACGGGCCGACCAAGATGGGCGCCGACGCGGACGCCGGGGCCACGGCGACGGAAGCGGACGCCGATACGACGCCCAGTACGCCCGACGACACCGTCGACAGCGGTACCGAAGCGAGCGACACGGACGACGATGTCAGCGGCCCGGACCCGACCGACGGGAATCGGTGGGACTGA